One Ahaetulla prasina isolate Xishuangbanna chromosome 10, ASM2864084v1, whole genome shotgun sequence genomic region harbors:
- the CBLC gene encoding E3 ubiquitin-protein ligase CBL-C isoform X3 produces MLAELQAVFPNGVDQGSTYQLSKQEAQVFWRGTWRERSLVPWSEFQKGLQQVHSVDSGPMAVALKSTIDLTCSGHISIFEFDIFTRLFQPWPTLLKNWTYLAVTHPGYMAFLTYDEVKARLQVYVNKPGSYIFRLSCTRLGQWAIGYVTADRSILQTIPQNKSLFQALVDGHKEGFYLYPDGKNVNPDLAELMEGSARNRIKVSQEQFELYSQVESTFQLCKICAENNKDVQIRPCGHLLCRECLKSWQLSKSPTCPFCRQTIWGHEDVEVSPYSSKEGSPTTKDESDEGDLEDVDMVLQQLMLMRQTQARAGPVSSPNPDSVLQTPPVPPRLDLLPQRPPALPLPDYQTVSPSAHWIRDRPLPSLPQELPPSIPAWNTSAASPFEERRQESQR; encoded by the exons ATGTTGGCTGAACTACAAGCCGTGTTTCCCAACGGGGTGGACCAAGGCAGCACGTATCAGCTGAGCAAGCAAGAGGCCCAGGTTTTCTGGAGGGGCACCTGGAGGGAACG GAGCCTGGTTCCCTGGTCTgaatttcaaaaaggtctccaGCAAGTCCATTCGGTAGATTCTGGTCCGATGGCCGTagctttgaagtccaccattGACCTGACCTGCAGTGGCCACATCTCCATATTTGAATTTGACATCTTCACTCGTCTCTTCCAG CCTTGGCCAACCCTGTTGAAGAACTGGACTTACCTAGCAGTAACACATCCAGGTTACATGGCGTTCCTCACTTACGACGAGGTGAAGGCACGGCTGCAGGTATATGTCAACAAACCGGGCAG CTACATTTTCCGGCTCAGTTGCACCCGGTTGGGCCAGTGGGCAATCGGCTACGTGACGGCCGATAGAAGCATCTTGCAAACCATCCCACAGAACAAGTCCCTCTTCCAGGCCCTGGTGGATGGACACAAGGAAGGCTT CTACCTGTATCCTGATGGGAAAAACGTGAATCCGGATCTGGCAGAATTGATGGAAGGCTCTGCTCGAAACCGAATTAAGGTCTCCCAG GAACAGTTCGAGCTCTACAGCCAGGTGGAATCCACCTTCCAGCTTTGCAAAATCTGCGCCGAGAACAACAAGGATGTTCAAATCCGGCCGTGCGGGCATCTTCTCTGCCGGGAATGCCTTAAGTCGTGGCAG CTTTCAAAATCCCCCACCTGCCCCTTTTGTCGCCAGACGATCTGGGGCCACGAAGATGTCGAGGTCAGCCCTTATAGCTCCAAAGAGGGCAGCCCTACGACCAAGGACGAGAGCGACGAGGGGGATCTGGAGGATGTGGACATGGTGTTACAACAACTGATGCTCATGCGCCAGACTCAAGCG AGAGCAGGTCCCGTTTCATCTCCCAATCCGGACTCCGTGTTGCAAACCCCTCCAGTACCTCCAAGACTAGATCTCCTGCCGCAGAGACCCCCGGCTCTTCCTCTTCCAGACTATCAA ACTGTCTCCCCTTCGGCCCACTGGATCAGGGATCGCCCCTTGCCAAGCCTGCCTCAAGAACTCCCTCCGTCCATCCCGGCATGGAACACCTCCGCAGCTTCTCCATTTGAGGAGAGGCGACAGGAATCCCAGCGATGA